One region of Danio aesculapii chromosome 7, fDanAes4.1, whole genome shotgun sequence genomic DNA includes:
- the mtmr1a gene encoding myotubularin-related protein 1a isoform X2: MEKQQQHHPSGSESPVLPHVPRKPRNLGVNPASRQDSVDSLDSPTGSHVEWCKQLIAATISSQITSGVPSESIHRESKSQDSGEDGCQFDSDCELTSHTPQVFRDVRGPAPMDDVPLVPGETVKTTVKDVMYICPFTGAVTGTLTITDYRLYFVSLERDAPFILDVNLGAISRLETFSVQSLGENTSGMEIVCKDMRSPRFAYKKEEQSKLEILETLTKYAFPLSNELSLFAFQYKEQFPEDGWKVYDPVAEYKRMGLPNESWTISKLNSNYEVCDTYPALLVTPTSIKEEEIRRVASFRVKHRIPVLSWIHPETQATIVRCSQPMVGPTDRRCKEDEHYLQTIMDANAQSHKLAIFDARQNTVAHNHKAKDGGYENENFYPNIELIFLEIPNIHVMRESLRKLKEVVYPTIEEQRWHSAIDATHWLEYIRLLLAGAVRIADKVESSKSSVVVHCSDGWDRTAQLTSLSMLMLDSYYRTLRGFQVLLEKEWIGFGHKFAARIGHGDENHANSERSPLFVQFIDCVWQMMRQFPTAFEFNELFLITILDYLYSCLFGTFLYNSEQERVEKEVNRKTVSLWSYINSQSEDFTNPFYVDYENHVLYPLASLRHLELWVGYYVRWNPRMRPQMPVHQNLKELLYLRAELQRKVEELQKEVSSSRSVSSSSEHAYSPSHGGTPLHSSV; the protein is encoded by the exons atggagaagcagcagcagcatcatCCGTCGGGTTCAGAGAGTCCGGTACTCCCGCATGTCCCGAGAAAACCGCGAAACCTAGGAGTAAACCCTGCCTCTCGACAGGACAGCGTGGATTCATTAGACAG TCCTACTGGGTCTCATGTGGAGTGGTGTAAACAGCTGATAGCAGCCACTATCTCCAGCCAGATCACCAGCGGAGTCCCTTCAGAATCCATTCACCGGGAATCTAAG TCTCAGGACTCTGGTGAAGATGGCTGTCAGTTTGACAGTGATTGTGAACTGACATCTCACACTCCG CAAGTATTCAGGGATGTACGAGGGCCGGCCCCCATGGATGACGTCCCACTGGTCCCTGGAGAAACAGTCAAAACCACTG TTAAAGATGTGATGTATATCTGTCCTTTCACTGGAGCCGTGACCGGCACACTCACAATCACAGACTACAGGCTCTACTTTGTCAGTCTAGAGCGG GATGCACCTTTCATTTTGGATGTGAACCTGGGTGCAATCAGCAGGTTAGAGACCTTCAGTGTACAGAGTCTTGGAGAGAATACCAGTGGCATGGAGATCGTCTGTAAG GATATGAGGAGTCCCAGGTTTGCTTATAAAAAGGAGGAACAGAGTAAATTGGAGATTTTGGAAACGTTGACAAAGTATGCTTTCCCGCTGTCCAATGAGTTG TCTCTATTTGCCTTCCAATACAAAGAGCAGTTTCCAGAGGATGGATGGAAGGTTTATGATCCAGTGGCCGAGTATAAAAGAATG GGTTTACCGAATGAGAGCTGGACTATCAGTAAGCTCAACAGTAATTATGAAGTGTGTGACACTTATCCTGCTCTGCTCGTTACCCCAACTAGTATTAAGGAGGAGGAGATCCGACGAGTGGCCTCTTTCAGAGTCAAACACCGTATCCCG GTGCTCTCATGGATCCACCCAGAAACTCAGGCTACTATAGTCCGCTGTAGTCAGCCCATGGTGGGCCCCACAGATCGCCGGTGTAAGGAGGATGAGCATTACCTCCAGACCATCATGGATGCCAATGCACAGTCCCATAAACTCGCCATATTTGATGCTCGGCAGAACACTGTGGCTCACAATCACAAG GCTAAAGATGGAGGTTATGAAAATGAGAATTTCTACCCCAACATAGAGCTGATTTTTCTGGAGATCCCTAACATTCATGTCATGAGAGAGTCCCTGCGCAAGCTGAAGGAGGTGGTTTACCCCACCATAGAAGAACAACGCTGGCATTCAGCCATAGATGCCACTCACTGGCTGGAGTACATACGG CTTCTGCTTGCGGGTGCGGTGCGGATTGCAGATAAAGTAGAGTCCAGTAAGAGCTCTGTGGTGGTTCACTGCAGTGATGGTTGGGATCGCACCGCTCAGCTCACATCTCTGTCCATGCTGATGCTGGACTCCTACTACAGGACTCTCAGGGGCTTCCAGGTCCTGCTGGAGAAGGAGTGGATCGGCTTCGGACACAAGTTTGCAGCG CGCATTGGTCATGGAGATGAAAATCATGCCAACTCTGAGCGCTCGCCTCTATTTGTTCAATTCATAGATTGTGTCTGGCAAATGATGAGACAG TTTCCCACTGCCTTTGAGTTCAATGAGCTCTTTCTCATCACCATCCTGGATTACCTCTACAGCTGCCTGTTTGGTACATTCCTTTACAACAGTGAACAGGAGCGAGTGGAAAAG GAAGTGAACCGTAAGACGGTGTCTTTGTGGTCCTAcatcaacagccaatcagaggatTTCACCAACCCCTTTTATGTGGATTATGAAAATCATGTGCTGTATCCACTGGCCAGTCTAAGACATCTGGAGCTGTGGGTTGGATACTACGTACGCTGGAACCCCCGCATGAGACCTCAG ATGCCTGTTCACCAGAACCTGAAGGAGCTGCTGTACCTGCGTGCAGAGCTGCAGAGGAAGGTGGAGGAGCTCCAGAAAGAAGTTTCCTCATCACGCTCTGTCTCCTCGTCTTCTGAGCATGCATATTCTCCATCACATGGCGGTACACCACTTCACTCCTCAGTCTAA
- the mtmr1a gene encoding myotubularin-related protein 1a isoform X1, with protein MEKQQQHHPSGSESPVLPHVPRKPRNLGVNPASRQDSVDSLDSPTGSHVEWCKQLIAATISSQITSGVPSESIHRESKIGKKIDTRVSKRPNLRSQDSGEDGCQFDSDCELTSHTPQVFRDVRGPAPMDDVPLVPGETVKTTVKDVMYICPFTGAVTGTLTITDYRLYFVSLERDAPFILDVNLGAISRLETFSVQSLGENTSGMEIVCKDMRSPRFAYKKEEQSKLEILETLTKYAFPLSNELSLFAFQYKEQFPEDGWKVYDPVAEYKRMGLPNESWTISKLNSNYEVCDTYPALLVTPTSIKEEEIRRVASFRVKHRIPVLSWIHPETQATIVRCSQPMVGPTDRRCKEDEHYLQTIMDANAQSHKLAIFDARQNTVAHNHKAKDGGYENENFYPNIELIFLEIPNIHVMRESLRKLKEVVYPTIEEQRWHSAIDATHWLEYIRLLLAGAVRIADKVESSKSSVVVHCSDGWDRTAQLTSLSMLMLDSYYRTLRGFQVLLEKEWIGFGHKFAARIGHGDENHANSERSPLFVQFIDCVWQMMRQFPTAFEFNELFLITILDYLYSCLFGTFLYNSEQERVEKEVNRKTVSLWSYINSQSEDFTNPFYVDYENHVLYPLASLRHLELWVGYYVRWNPRMRPQMPVHQNLKELLYLRAELQRKVEELQKEVSSSRSVSSSSEHAYSPSHGGTPLHSSV; from the exons atggagaagcagcagcagcatcatCCGTCGGGTTCAGAGAGTCCGGTACTCCCGCATGTCCCGAGAAAACCGCGAAACCTAGGAGTAAACCCTGCCTCTCGACAGGACAGCGTGGATTCATTAGACAG TCCTACTGGGTCTCATGTGGAGTGGTGTAAACAGCTGATAGCAGCCACTATCTCCAGCCAGATCACCAGCGGAGTCCCTTCAGAATCCATTCACCGGGAATCTAAG ATTGGGAAGAAGATAGATACTAGG GTATCCAAGAGGCCAAACTTAAGG TCTCAGGACTCTGGTGAAGATGGCTGTCAGTTTGACAGTGATTGTGAACTGACATCTCACACTCCG CAAGTATTCAGGGATGTACGAGGGCCGGCCCCCATGGATGACGTCCCACTGGTCCCTGGAGAAACAGTCAAAACCACTG TTAAAGATGTGATGTATATCTGTCCTTTCACTGGAGCCGTGACCGGCACACTCACAATCACAGACTACAGGCTCTACTTTGTCAGTCTAGAGCGG GATGCACCTTTCATTTTGGATGTGAACCTGGGTGCAATCAGCAGGTTAGAGACCTTCAGTGTACAGAGTCTTGGAGAGAATACCAGTGGCATGGAGATCGTCTGTAAG GATATGAGGAGTCCCAGGTTTGCTTATAAAAAGGAGGAACAGAGTAAATTGGAGATTTTGGAAACGTTGACAAAGTATGCTTTCCCGCTGTCCAATGAGTTG TCTCTATTTGCCTTCCAATACAAAGAGCAGTTTCCAGAGGATGGATGGAAGGTTTATGATCCAGTGGCCGAGTATAAAAGAATG GGTTTACCGAATGAGAGCTGGACTATCAGTAAGCTCAACAGTAATTATGAAGTGTGTGACACTTATCCTGCTCTGCTCGTTACCCCAACTAGTATTAAGGAGGAGGAGATCCGACGAGTGGCCTCTTTCAGAGTCAAACACCGTATCCCG GTGCTCTCATGGATCCACCCAGAAACTCAGGCTACTATAGTCCGCTGTAGTCAGCCCATGGTGGGCCCCACAGATCGCCGGTGTAAGGAGGATGAGCATTACCTCCAGACCATCATGGATGCCAATGCACAGTCCCATAAACTCGCCATATTTGATGCTCGGCAGAACACTGTGGCTCACAATCACAAG GCTAAAGATGGAGGTTATGAAAATGAGAATTTCTACCCCAACATAGAGCTGATTTTTCTGGAGATCCCTAACATTCATGTCATGAGAGAGTCCCTGCGCAAGCTGAAGGAGGTGGTTTACCCCACCATAGAAGAACAACGCTGGCATTCAGCCATAGATGCCACTCACTGGCTGGAGTACATACGG CTTCTGCTTGCGGGTGCGGTGCGGATTGCAGATAAAGTAGAGTCCAGTAAGAGCTCTGTGGTGGTTCACTGCAGTGATGGTTGGGATCGCACCGCTCAGCTCACATCTCTGTCCATGCTGATGCTGGACTCCTACTACAGGACTCTCAGGGGCTTCCAGGTCCTGCTGGAGAAGGAGTGGATCGGCTTCGGACACAAGTTTGCAGCG CGCATTGGTCATGGAGATGAAAATCATGCCAACTCTGAGCGCTCGCCTCTATTTGTTCAATTCATAGATTGTGTCTGGCAAATGATGAGACAG TTTCCCACTGCCTTTGAGTTCAATGAGCTCTTTCTCATCACCATCCTGGATTACCTCTACAGCTGCCTGTTTGGTACATTCCTTTACAACAGTGAACAGGAGCGAGTGGAAAAG GAAGTGAACCGTAAGACGGTGTCTTTGTGGTCCTAcatcaacagccaatcagaggatTTCACCAACCCCTTTTATGTGGATTATGAAAATCATGTGCTGTATCCACTGGCCAGTCTAAGACATCTGGAGCTGTGGGTTGGATACTACGTACGCTGGAACCCCCGCATGAGACCTCAG ATGCCTGTTCACCAGAACCTGAAGGAGCTGCTGTACCTGCGTGCAGAGCTGCAGAGGAAGGTGGAGGAGCTCCAGAAAGAAGTTTCCTCATCACGCTCTGTCTCCTCGTCTTCTGAGCATGCATATTCTCCATCACATGGCGGTACACCACTTCACTCCTCAGTCTAA